CAGGCATTATCCTTGCAATGTTTCTCGTAATGGGCTACAACCATATGGCAGCAAGCAGCCTGCGCAAGGCACAAAAGGCATTTGGCAATGCCATGATCGCATACACTTCCAGTAATAACCAGAAAGCTATTGAAGCGCTTGCACTGGTAACCGAGAATCATGGCAATACTCCCCAGGCAGCCTATGCAGCATATTTGCTCGGGCACATTCTTCGTGAACAGGACCGGTATGATGAAGCTATTAACTGGTTTGAAATGGCTAAAAACAAAAGCAAGGGAAAAAGTTTTATTACCGGTGGTGCACTTGAAGCAACAGCAACCTGTTATGAGTCGATGGGTGAGCTCGACAAAGCTGTTTCATATTTTGAAAAGGCACTCCAGGAAGAGCATTATGGCTATCGAGCCCCTGCTCTACGGTGGAAACTGGCTTTAATTAATAAAAGCCTGAACAATCACGATAAAGCAGTTGCACTTTGCAACGAAATAGTATCCGATACCTCTGCTGTCGAATTGAAGCAGGATGCTGAAAATTTGCTCATAGAATTGAATACGAAAAAAGGTTGATCCTCCTTTCGGAGATACTTCCAGTCCTCGTAAACCGTATCAATTCGCTTTTGCCCCTCAACAGGTCTGATGGCACAAAGAAAAAAAATCACTGTAACAGAAGCCCTTATCGGGCTCTCAAAAAAAATTAGTGCCAAAACAGACCTTCTCTCCCTTCTTCGTCTTATAAAAGACCTTACCGTAGAATTGATCGATGCAGACAGGGCATCAATTTTTATCCTCGACCGTACCACCCGTGAACTCTGGACCGTGCTTGCCGATGGCGAAACTGTTATCCGTGTTCCCGAAGGAAAGGGGATTGTGGGTGAAGTTATCAAAAAGAACAGGCTTCTCAATGTTCCCGATGTCGCCACCGATAAAAATTTTTATCCTTTGATTGATGAAAAAACCGGGTATGAAACGAGGAATATCCTGTGTGTTCCTCTTGTAAATCGAAACGGTGATGCTTTCGGTGCGATTGAGGTGCTGAACAAAAATGAGGGGCTATTTACAAAAAAAGATGAAGAGCTGATCAGTGTCCTGGGGACACAGGCAGGCCTTTCGATCGAAAATGTCGAGATGAATAACGATATACGGCGTAATTGCGTTCAGCTGAAATTATTGCTCGACATTCAAAAGGATATCAATCCTTCCATGGATATGGAACAGGTATTTGAGGTAATCTTATCAAATCTTCTCGAAGCAATGAATGGTGTTTGCGGTATGTTTCAACTGGAAACAAAGAGTGGAACAGTCAGCAATTACAGCTATCATACACGATATGGGCAGCGATACTGGGAAGAGGTCGATCGCAGGAAATGTCCAGGCTATATGCAAACATTGCTCCAAAAGGCTAATTGTTATAAAAACGATGAAAATAAACAGGACTTTTTTCATGCTCCGGGGATTGTATGGGCCCGTTTGCAGCGGGATCGGTGTCCGATAGGTTATATTGCTATACAGAACAATGAAGAACAGAAGACGTACGCGACGCTGGTTTCGTATGATTATATTAGGGTTATTGCAGAACAGACCGTCTCTTTTTTAGCGATGAGAGATGTCCTTGAAGAAAAACGGCGGTCTGAAAAACAGGCGCTGATCGGTACTATGCTTTCTTCGATTGTGCATGATATGAGAAATCCGCTCAGTGGTATCAGCGGATTCGTACAGCTTATCCGGAGGAAATCGGATGAGCACAAAATCCAGAGCTATTGCGATATCATTTTAGATCGTCTTGGCTATATCGAAAAGATGAATTCGGAGCTGCTTCTTTTTGTGCGAGGGAAATCAATTGAACTTGAGAAGACAGCCATCGTGCTCAAAAAGTATTTTGAAGATCTGCTGGTTGGATTCAAAAGTTCATTTTCCAACAGTAGTATTACAATCGAATTTGAGTGTTCCGAACGGATTGAAATTCAGGCTGATTTCGATCGTCTTACCAGAGTTTTTACAAATATTCTGAACAATGCCAGAGAAGCTATTCAAACTGAAGGAATAATCGGAATAGAGTTGACCCGAAAAGATAATTGTGCTATTATTAAAATCAGTGATTCCGGCAATGGAATGCCCGCTCATGTACAGGAAAAAATCTTTCAGCCCTTTGTTACTTTCGGAAAAAAAGGGGGGACAGGGCTTGGCATGGCTATTGCAAAAAACATTATTGATAAGCATAACGGTACGATTGAAATTGACAGTAAATTAGGTAAAGGAACTACTTTTATTATTAATCTTCCGATCGAATAATTGTGGAGGGTGTCATGGAAATTCTTGTATTTGATGAATCACGAAAAACCCGGGATGCGCTGACAGATTCACTGGGGAAAAAGAACACTAATGTTACCTGTTGCTCGAGCAGCAACGATTTTATGACGACTATGCAGGAGACTTCACCGGACAGGATACTCCTTGATGTCACGACCTGGCGGAAAGGAACGGCGATTTATAATTATTTTAATTTTGCACCTCGCCTTAATAAAATCCCTGTTGTGTTTTTTAATGCTCCGGAGAACTTTTCTTCGATTCAAGGACGTGAGTCGCACGAGCAGGATAGAATCTTGCGCGAACCTACCGACATTCAGGATTTAATCAGCGTCGTCGAATAAGAGAAAAGGAATTGCAGCGATGGCATCACGGTCTTCAAATGCATTCGTCTTTACCGATACCGATAACGGCGGCGTAATTCATGTCGCTAATATCAAGGGTGGTGTCGGGAAATCGACGGTTGCGACCAATCTGGCATCTGCACTGGCCAAAAAAGGCCTTACGCTTTTAATCGATCTCGATGTACAGGGGAGCGCGACACATGCCTTTGGTAAAGACCCGTCAGAGTTCGGCTCCTCTTCATGGCACCTTTTTAAAAAAAGATATTCTCCCGATGGGGGAATACCCCCGGATCGAGATACCTGGAAAGCCAAAGCGAGTTACTGGGTACATTCTGCCGAATCAAAACTTTTTTCGAGTATCGTCGGAGAGGGTGATATTACCAAACTCCGGGTGCGAATCCTACCGGGGCTGGATCTCATTCCCGCTACTGCCGATCTGTATAACAACGTAAACGTTTTTCGGTTACAGAACTTTCTGTTTAACCTCCAGCTTTGCCGTTCCTACTACAAATACATTGTAATTGATACGCCTTCGGTCTGGAATTTCACGACCAGATCCCTCTACTGCCACAGCGATTTGAATTTAATTCCGGTAACACTGAATGCGCTTTCAACTAAAAGTCTGCGGGATTATCTGGTACAGGTAAAAGAGCTTTCTGCGAAGAATCCCAATGTACGGCTGCGGATTGTGAAAAATGAGGTTTTTGGAAAACGGGATTCAAAAATTAAAGGCAAAACCCGCACCATGTACGAGAACAGGAAGTTTCTCGACAGCCTTTGTGAGCAGGTGGTAATTCGCAACGATTCGGGTGTTTCCATGTTACCTCAGGCAATGATGTTCGATCTGGAAATCCCCGAGTCGGCAACGGTGAGAGATGCTCAGGATGAGGGAAAACCGGTGAGTCAATTCAAACAATATTCA
This portion of the Chitinivibrionales bacterium genome encodes:
- a CDS encoding tetratricopeptide repeat protein, coding for MNIQYSKKKQDIKRDPFIEFLLNIKEKATQHSTIIIAGVAGIILAMFLVMGYNHMAASSLRKAQKAFGNAMIAYTSSNNQKAIEALALVTENHGNTPQAAYAAYLLGHILREQDRYDEAINWFEMAKNKSKGKSFITGGALEATATCYESMGELDKAVSYFEKALQEEHYGYRAPALRWKLALINKSLNNHDKAVALCNEIVSDTSAVELKQDAENLLIELNTKKG
- a CDS encoding GAF domain-containing protein; amino-acid sequence: MAQRKKITVTEALIGLSKKISAKTDLLSLLRLIKDLTVELIDADRASIFILDRTTRELWTVLADGETVIRVPEGKGIVGEVIKKNRLLNVPDVATDKNFYPLIDEKTGYETRNILCVPLVNRNGDAFGAIEVLNKNEGLFTKKDEELISVLGTQAGLSIENVEMNNDIRRNCVQLKLLLDIQKDINPSMDMEQVFEVILSNLLEAMNGVCGMFQLETKSGTVSNYSYHTRYGQRYWEEVDRRKCPGYMQTLLQKANCYKNDENKQDFFHAPGIVWARLQRDRCPIGYIAIQNNEEQKTYATLVSYDYIRVIAEQTVSFLAMRDVLEEKRRSEKQALIGTMLSSIVHDMRNPLSGISGFVQLIRRKSDEHKIQSYCDIILDRLGYIEKMNSELLLFVRGKSIELEKTAIVLKKYFEDLLVGFKSSFSNSSITIEFECSERIEIQADFDRLTRVFTNILNNAREAIQTEGIIGIELTRKDNCAIIKISDSGNGMPAHVQEKIFQPFVTFGKKGGTGLGMAIAKNIIDKHNGTIEIDSKLGKGTTFIINLPIE
- a CDS encoding response regulator, encoding MEILVFDESRKTRDALTDSLGKKNTNVTCCSSSNDFMTTMQETSPDRILLDVTTWRKGTAIYNYFNFAPRLNKIPVVFFNAPENFSSIQGRESHEQDRILREPTDIQDLISVVE